A single region of the Spirochaetota bacterium genome encodes:
- a CDS encoding hemolysin family protein: MKDMYIGTQLLILLFTFLSAYFSATETAIVSSNIINIQNLINKGVKKARSLLHIIENPDSALVMVLIGNNISNIGATAFITFFASKALFIKDTMLFIVTIAQTIFFLIFCELFPKIVSRSKPEKFLLYTYWLFYFFSITLKPLIAIVLKISTIVKNRFNTNEIKPLPISSRDEIDTLFKAVEKEGIIESQHYIYFNEILSFRDVRANEVMTPLIDIISVEKNQPIKHCIRLIEKTRFSRIPVFDQRVDNIIGYIYYQDLLKNKSVKNIEQILRKPYFVPSTKKIYELINEMEEHEVSMVFVVNEYGAVEGLLTDEDIAEEIVGEIQTRDHPQDDSIKEIAPWKFSVAGNIDIEYFQRRFGIKIEKHDFETLAGFLLYILGYIPEIGQKVHYQDITFQIEEATDRAIERVIVSIPRRKTISQA; the protein is encoded by the coding sequence ATGAAAGATATGTATATTGGCACACAACTATTAATACTTCTTTTTACATTCCTATCTGCATATTTTTCTGCAACTGAAACAGCAATTGTATCAAGCAATATAATAAATATCCAGAATCTTATTAATAAAGGAGTTAAAAAAGCTCGCAGTCTTTTGCATATAATAGAAAATCCTGACAGTGCTCTTGTCATGGTTCTTATAGGCAATAATATCTCAAATATAGGTGCAACTGCATTTATTACTTTTTTTGCAAGCAAAGCGTTATTTATTAAAGACACCATGCTTTTTATAGTTACTATCGCTCAAACTATTTTCTTTTTAATTTTTTGCGAGCTCTTTCCAAAAATTGTTTCACGTTCAAAACCTGAGAAGTTTCTACTCTATACTTACTGGTTATTCTATTTTTTTTCAATAACGTTAAAACCACTTATTGCTATAGTGTTAAAAATTTCTACCATAGTTAAAAACAGATTCAATACTAATGAGATAAAACCCCTGCCAATAAGTTCACGTGATGAAATTGATACGTTGTTTAAAGCTGTAGAAAAAGAAGGAATTATTGAATCACAGCACTACATATATTTTAATGAAATTCTTTCTTTTAGGGATGTACGGGCCAATGAAGTCATGACACCTTTGATTGATATTATTTCGGTAGAAAAGAATCAGCCTATAAAACATTGCATCCGATTAATAGAAAAGACCCGGTTTTCGCGAATACCCGTTTTTGACCAGAGGGTTGATAACATAATTGGATACATCTATTATCAGGATTTATTAAAAAATAAATCGGTTAAAAATATTGAACAGATATTAAGAAAGCCGTATTTTGTCCCTTCCACCAAGAAGATATATGAACTGATTAACGAAATGGAAGAACATGAAGTATCTATGGTTTTTGTTGTAAATGAATATGGAGCTGTAGAAGGGTTATTGACTGATGAAGATATTGCAGAGGAGATCGTAGGTGAAATACAAACAAGGGATCATCCACAAGATGATTCAATTAAGGAGATAGCTCCCTGGAAGTTCAGTGTTGCAGGAAATATAGACATTGAATATTTCCAGCGCAGATTTGGGATAAAAATAGAAAAACATGATTTTGAAACATTAGCTGGGTTTTTGCTGTACATATTAGGCTACATTCCTGAAATTGGTCAAAAAGTACACTATCAGGATATAACATTCCAAATTGAAGAAGCTACTGATAGGGCTATAGAAAGGGTTATTGTTTCTATACCCAGACGCAAGACTATTTCACAAGCATAG
- a CDS encoding hemolysin family protein has product MDYIHLQIAIIFVCLFFSAFFSGSETALFSFKKSELIRFSFSENALENQIAKFLSHPHNILITLLTGNLFVNILLSSLSTSLLLSLWPRYGHIITIAIVTPILILFGEILPKLISLYNYKKLIYYILPLISLIHQIILPVRYILLTISELFIQFFKIRLDGTLDISEDELSIAIYYGEKYGILSGDEKQFISNLLRFTKKTAENAMIHRNKALFIPYNASMHEVINIFKETDVIRAPVFKNNLDTIVGLIDSRELVPYAAGIKKAKTITKLIHPIYHYPASVSLSELLEEFLRNKIQIAIIVDEYGGTLGVVTLKRIIAELFGRGYTLWEDVPKPEIKKEKDVVIVPGDMQIDEFNAMFNVSVNSTESETIGGYIIEKLGYLPKRRASIMVDDYILTVRYVAKNRIQSIEVKREES; this is encoded by the coding sequence ATGGATTATATTCATTTACAGATAGCAATCATTTTTGTATGTTTGTTTTTTTCTGCTTTTTTTTCTGGATCTGAAACTGCATTATTTTCTTTTAAAAAAAGCGAACTCATCAGATTTTCATTTTCTGAAAATGCTTTGGAAAATCAGATAGCTAAATTTTTATCACATCCCCATAATATATTAATAACACTCTTAACAGGTAATTTATTTGTAAACATTTTATTATCATCATTATCAACCTCGCTGTTGTTATCCTTATGGCCTCGTTATGGCCATATAATAACTATAGCTATCGTAACCCCAATATTGATTCTTTTTGGTGAGATATTGCCAAAACTAATATCGCTATATAACTACAAAAAACTTATTTATTATATACTTCCACTAATATCTCTGATACATCAAATTATATTACCTGTTCGTTATATTTTATTAACTATTTCTGAATTATTCATACAATTTTTCAAAATACGATTGGATGGCACTTTAGATATATCTGAAGATGAATTATCTATAGCAATTTATTATGGCGAAAAGTACGGGATATTATCTGGCGATGAAAAGCAGTTTATAAGTAATCTTTTGCGATTCACAAAAAAAACAGCAGAGAATGCAATGATACATAGAAATAAAGCATTGTTTATTCCTTATAATGCATCAATGCATGAGGTGATTAATATTTTTAAAGAAACAGATGTCATACGAGCACCTGTTTTTAAAAATAATTTGGACACTATTGTTGGCTTGATTGATTCTCGTGAGTTAGTTCCCTATGCAGCTGGTATAAAGAAAGCAAAAACCATAACAAAACTTATTCATCCAATTTATCATTATCCAGCATCTGTGTCATTGAGTGAACTGTTGGAGGAATTTTTACGTAATAAAATACAGATTGCTATTATTGTTGATGAATATGGTGGTACACTTGGTGTTGTAACGTTAAAACGAATAATTGCAGAATTATTTGGACGTGGATACACATTATGGGAAGATGTTCCCAAACCAGAAATAAAAAAAGAAAAGGATGTTGTGATAGTTCCTGGTGATATGCAGATTGATGAATTTAATGCAATGTTTAACGTTTCAGTTAATTCTACTGAAAGCGAAACAATTGGTGGATATATAATTGAGAAGTTAGGGTACTTACCAAAGCGAAGAGCATCTATTATGGTTGATGATTATATTTTAACAGTGCGTTATGTTGCTAAAAACAGGATCCAATCAATAGAAGTAAAAAGAGAAGAATCATGA
- the tatA gene encoding twin-arginine translocase TatA/TatE family subunit, producing the protein MSMPGLPELLIIFFIVLIIFGAGKIPKIAKDIGTGIKEFKKAMNSDDETKDEKKS; encoded by the coding sequence ATGAGTATGCCAGGACTTCCGGAATTACTTATAATATTCTTTATAGTATTGATAATTTTTGGTGCAGGGAAAATACCAAAAATAGCCAAAGATATTGGTACTGGTATTAAAGAATTCAAAAAAGCTATGAATTCTGATGATGAAACCAAGGATGAAAAAAAATCCTAA
- a CDS encoding histidine triad nucleotide-binding protein, producing the protein MGCLFCNIISGKTPSTKVFENDKVYAFKDINPQAPFHVLVVHKEHTQNIDEINETNSYIMSDIFLAINKIAQQEKLDKGYRVIINNGPAAGQVIWHLHVHILAGKEDLGPMLVK; encoded by the coding sequence ATGGGATGTCTATTTTGCAATATCATAAGTGGGAAAACTCCATCAACAAAAGTTTTTGAAAATGATAAAGTGTATGCGTTTAAGGATATTAATCCCCAGGCGCCTTTTCATGTATTAGTTGTTCATAAAGAACACACCCAAAATATTGATGAAATTAATGAAACAAATAGTTACATTATGAGCGATATATTCCTTGCAATAAATAAAATAGCCCAACAGGAAAAATTAGACAAAGGCTATCGTGTGATCATCAATAACGGTCCTGCGGCTGGTCAGGTCATATGGCATTTACATGTTCATATATTGGCTGGTAAGGAAGACCTGGGTCCTATGCTTGTGAAATAG
- a CDS encoding M23 family metallopeptidase: MNIYKPFAIITALVLLSSFALSFQWPVTNGTIHSTFGEPRPDHFHNGVDISSIDKKVFPVKEGNLVFCWDKSLFPLEQYPGVGNYCILEHQKNEKSVYVHLDNSLNIQKRYQLTDTIAYMGNTGRSYGTHLHFTVLSNGNVSINPFTILPQIDDKKPPVIEGIYIKVGDSYTRLREGSNIRLTQHHPLAIQCFDAIKRNERCGIFALKVIMNNATILDVRFDTIKLDNKNKLTIKAIGFENLYDSKGNYIATNVSYNSGINSLTVIAEDFAGNKTSQSVNFNVVLDFKK; encoded by the coding sequence ATGAATATATACAAACCATTTGCAATTATAACAGCACTTGTGTTATTATCAAGTTTTGCTTTATCATTTCAATGGCCAGTTACAAATGGTACAATACATTCTACATTTGGTGAACCACGACCTGACCATTTCCATAATGGTGTGGATATTTCCTCCATTGATAAAAAGGTATTTCCTGTAAAGGAAGGCAATCTAGTATTTTGTTGGGATAAATCATTATTCCCTCTTGAACAGTATCCAGGTGTTGGGAATTATTGTATATTAGAACATCAAAAAAATGAAAAATCAGTATATGTACATCTTGATAATAGCTTAAATATACAAAAAAGATACCAACTTACTGATACTATTGCATATATGGGGAATACAGGTAGATCTTATGGCACACATCTTCATTTTACAGTGCTTAGCAATGGTAACGTTTCAATAAATCCATTTACAATATTACCTCAAATAGACGATAAAAAGCCACCAGTAATAGAAGGCATATATATTAAAGTGGGCGATAGTTACACGCGATTGCGTGAAGGCAGTAATATCAGGTTGACACAACATCATCCGTTGGCTATTCAGTGCTTTGATGCAATCAAGCGAAATGAGCGATGTGGTATTTTTGCACTCAAAGTGATTATGAACAATGCTACTATTTTGGATGTACGATTTGACACTATAAAACTTGATAATAAAAATAAGTTGACAATTAAAGCAATAGGATTTGAAAATTTATATGATAGCAAAGGAAATTACATTGCTACAAATGTTTCATATAATTCTGGCATTAATTCTCTGACAGTTATCGCAGAAGATTTTGCAGGCAATAAAACCTCTCAATCAGTTAACTTTAATGTGGTTCTTGATTTCAAGAAGTGA
- a CDS encoding FapA family protein has product MKLTIFYFDPSVSSIFVEKTDESGNKFYTLSSPYNFVYKDEIVARVVDVDDPADIVYHLDSGYKYYKSEKFKPFKAGDGIIFDSISGCYRATDYGFVVYDQRTSRIQLKLPLQVSKNKLKASYIVFPTKFLKLPVYKDIEQQLLANKIISIIDKSEIESQLNEIDPHNPRVHRIIVARGKEPMDGYDDYYIPLIQIEKKAGKLLDDGRIDFKEVGAIIEIKKGQEVLQKIPGMKPEDGFDIYGEKVSATIVKKDGYYPGENIIASDTNPLIFVSQIDGCLNIEGKTLSVLPVAIIKGDVNYESGNIDFDGSVQVMGSVLPGFTVNATGNIYVDKNVDDAKLSAQGDIVVKLGIVGKGETKIIAGGSVKAKFVLNSTIEALGKIEIEDSIINSVVFSNDAVIVTGRHGKIIGGETTARHEILVNVAGSQLQNVTKLTAGKSLIVERELAELRKQMEKYKTNVEEILKKIKNSFGEGVFENPKEFLNILPPVKKKNCLLLLKELSDNNRQLKLLLDQRGEIEKKYKLEREPSISITDIAYPGVIITIKRSKLQIEKAMQNTKFYEDNETKRIVFTSAV; this is encoded by the coding sequence ATGAAATTAACTATTTTTTACTTTGATCCTAGTGTTTCATCAATATTTGTTGAAAAAACAGATGAATCTGGTAATAAGTTCTATACACTTTCCTCTCCTTATAATTTTGTTTACAAAGATGAAATAGTTGCTCGTGTAGTAGATGTTGATGATCCTGCAGATATTGTCTATCATTTGGATTCAGGATATAAATATTATAAATCTGAAAAATTCAAACCATTTAAAGCAGGTGATGGCATTATTTTTGATTCAATTAGTGGCTGCTATCGTGCTACTGATTACGGATTTGTTGTGTATGATCAGAGGACTTCCCGTATTCAGTTAAAATTGCCATTACAGGTATCAAAAAACAAACTGAAAGCTTCATACATCGTTTTCCCAACCAAATTTTTGAAGTTGCCAGTATATAAAGATATTGAACAACAACTTCTTGCTAATAAAATTATAAGCATTATAGATAAAAGTGAAATTGAATCACAGTTAAATGAGATTGATCCTCATAATCCCAGAGTTCATAGAATTATCGTTGCTCGTGGCAAAGAGCCTATGGATGGGTATGATGATTATTATATACCACTGATACAGATTGAAAAAAAAGCTGGCAAGTTGTTAGACGATGGCAGAATTGATTTTAAAGAAGTTGGTGCAATTATTGAAATTAAAAAAGGCCAAGAAGTTTTACAAAAAATACCAGGAATGAAACCTGAAGATGGCTTTGACATTTATGGCGAAAAAGTATCAGCCACCATTGTTAAGAAGGATGGATACTATCCTGGAGAAAATATTATTGCATCAGATACAAATCCATTGATATTTGTTTCACAGATAGATGGATGCCTGAATATTGAAGGGAAGACTTTATCAGTATTGCCTGTAGCTATCATCAAAGGTGATGTGAACTATGAATCAGGAAATATAGATTTTGATGGTTCAGTACAGGTTATGGGTTCAGTATTACCTGGTTTTACAGTGAATGCAACTGGTAATATTTATGTAGATAAAAATGTAGATGATGCAAAACTGTCAGCACAGGGCGATATAGTAGTAAAATTAGGAATTGTTGGTAAAGGGGAAACAAAGATAATTGCAGGAGGTTCAGTAAAAGCAAAATTTGTTTTAAATTCAACTATAGAAGCTTTAGGAAAAATTGAAATAGAGGATTCAATAATAAATAGTGTAGTATTTTCAAATGATGCCGTAATAGTAACTGGAAGGCATGGTAAGATTATTGGAGGTGAAACTACTGCACGTCATGAAATTTTAGTCAACGTAGCAGGGTCACAATTGCAAAATGTTACCAAACTGACAGCAGGCAAAAGTTTGATTGTTGAAAGGGAATTAGCTGAATTGCGCAAACAAATGGAAAAATATAAAACAAATGTGGAAGAAATACTTAAAAAAATTAAAAACAGTTTTGGTGAGGGTGTATTTGAAAATCCAAAAGAGTTTTTGAATATTTTACCACCAGTTAAAAAGAAAAATTGTTTATTGTTGTTAAAAGAACTTTCAGATAATAATCGCCAATTAAAGTTGCTTTTGGATCAAAGAGGTGAAATTGAAAAAAAATATAAACTGGAGCGAGAACCATCAATAAGTATTACCGATATTGCATATCCGGGCGTAATTATAACTATTAAGCGAAGTAAATTACAGATTGAGAAAGCTATGCAAAATACTAAATTTTATGAAGACAACGAAACAAAAAGAATAGTTTTCACATCAGCAGTTTAA
- a CDS encoding helix-turn-helix transcriptional regulator, which yields MILYYRRKKNIKQVDMAKALHVSPSYLCKIERGVQEPTEEFKKQCAKYLNVSIAKLFPESIPDKKEIINDFIPSNNKLWSIRVSKGIKQYELAKMLHCSPSYLSKVEKGLQQPTDEFKKICAKVLKVKEIEIFP from the coding sequence ATGATTCTTTATTATAGAAGAAAGAAAAATATCAAACAGGTTGATATGGCAAAGGCATTACACGTGTCGCCATCATATTTATGCAAGATTGAACGTGGTGTACAAGAACCAACTGAAGAATTTAAGAAACAATGTGCAAAGTATCTCAACGTCAGCATAGCCAAATTATTCCCTGAAAGCATACCTGACAAAAAAGAAATCATAAATGATTTTATACCATCTAATAATAAGCTGTGGAGTATTAGGGTATCCAAAGGGATTAAACAGTATGAATTGGCTAAAATGCTACATTGCTCCCCATCCTATCTTTCAAAAGTTGAAAAAGGTTTACAACAACCAACTGATGAATTTAAAAAAATATGCGCAAAAGTATTAAAAGTAAAAGAAATAGAAATATTTCCTTAA
- the rlmN gene encoding 23S rRNA (adenine(2503)-C(2))-methyltransferase RlmN — translation MKECIKNYTLKEVELLFASINEKSYRAKQLFNWLYERNIDNFFEITNFSKELRNYLHEHYEISPLKLVDRKKSNIDGTEKFLFQTFDGHFIESVFIRNDGTDEGRLTICVSSQVGCPMGCAFCQTAKIGFKRNLQTGEILDQINQVRRLTGLKNNNVVFMGMGEPFLNYDNVLKAADIMNYTFGFHISARKITISTCGIYDGIERFIDEKRPYNLAISLNDTDMVKRAKYMPVEKKFPMQSIIQLLEKKFPASRNRVTIEYIMRKDNITENDALRLKTMFKYNRIKLNLIPLNKGKHTFEIPTEEEINKFIKRLEIMNIPISIRKSAGSDIEGACGQLSGKYYTQH, via the coding sequence ATGAAAGAATGTATTAAAAATTACACTCTCAAAGAAGTTGAATTATTGTTTGCATCAATCAATGAAAAGAGCTATCGAGCCAAACAACTATTTAATTGGCTTTATGAACGCAACATAGATAATTTTTTTGAAATAACAAACTTTTCCAAAGAACTAAGAAATTATTTACATGAGCATTATGAAATTTCACCTTTAAAATTAGTTGATAGAAAAAAATCAAACATTGATGGAACTGAAAAATTTTTATTTCAAACTTTTGATGGTCATTTTATTGAATCAGTATTTATCCGTAATGATGGCACTGACGAAGGCCGGCTGACAATTTGTGTATCAAGCCAGGTTGGGTGCCCAATGGGTTGTGCATTTTGCCAAACAGCTAAAATTGGTTTTAAGCGCAATTTACAAACTGGCGAGATACTTGATCAGATAAATCAGGTTAGGCGATTAACAGGGCTAAAAAATAATAATGTTGTGTTTATGGGAATGGGGGAGCCATTCCTTAACTATGATAATGTCCTAAAGGCTGCTGATATTATGAATTATACTTTTGGGTTTCATATATCGGCTAGAAAAATTACCATATCAACGTGTGGTATTTATGATGGAATTGAACGTTTTATAGACGAAAAACGCCCTTATAATTTAGCAATATCGTTAAATGATACTGATATGGTAAAACGAGCAAAATATATGCCTGTTGAGAAAAAATTTCCAATGCAATCAATTATACAATTACTTGAAAAAAAGTTTCCTGCATCACGAAACCGTGTAACAATAGAATACATTATGCGAAAGGATAATATAACAGAAAATGACGCATTGAGATTAAAGACAATGTTTAAATATAACCGCATTAAACTTAATCTTATACCCCTTAATAAGGGAAAGCATACATTTGAAATACCTACTGAAGAAGAAATAAATAAATTTATAAAAAGGCTTGAAATTATGAATATACCTATTTCTATAAGGAAAAGTGCCGGTAGTGATATTGAAGGTGCATGCGGTCAGCTTTCCGGGAAGTATTACACACAACATTAA
- a CDS encoding transglycosylase domain-containing protein, translating into MDFSLFDWIKKHKYFSFIGLPVIVLTLITVYTSIIYVQWVHDKQKALDKLFKYKQLIDRTEELREGYTYNYSEIDVSAKVVDIPTRIYDRNNEIIGEFFEQKREIVPYSYFPKWLIKAVIASEDRDFYTHKGVSLKGIARAFAVNIIHLRVVQGGSTITQQLAKVLFTDMERNIKRKIYEIFCALEIEKHYDKQDILSMYLNYIYFGNGAYGVEAAAKMFFGKSIIDCNETECAMIVATISNPLIYSPLNNLDVSLRKTKRILQSMVDAGFLKQEQADIQYNNFLKQWNVQFSKENVATSSSIGSFIFSLYRINRAPFFNEYIRRILVNKFSEEVVKKGGLSVYTTLDAKKQDIALVALRKGIQLQREYHEKNAKYIKNPERALAEMEKAKNIEGAFVSLNPFTGEIISYAGGYNFSYQNQLDHVQQIRRQPGSSFKPIIYAAAIQDKVITPSTVFDDIPMTFKGGYSPKNYDGIYLGKVIVREALKKSINVVAVQVLEKEGYSRIMSIIQKGLNISSSELETRFYKTLSLALGTYELSPLENAVLHSIIVNGGDFIIPYGIRYVKDYNGNIVWNNEEEVLLQIQEKRKEYGKIIDPIACAIVVSMLKGVFEDGGTASWVMKNKSIPVDISGKTGTSSDYVDAWFLGYTPDSVTAVWVGNKAGAISLGKGRSGGVVAAPIWADYIFAISKDSEYKSFIIPQGGITKQTICLDSGLVPRKEGLCPRVAVNELFYTGTEPGEYCTIHTIQESH; encoded by the coding sequence ATGGATTTTAGTCTTTTTGATTGGATAAAGAAACATAAATATTTTTCATTTATTGGTTTACCTGTTATTGTATTAACTTTGATAACAGTATATACTTCTATTATATATGTTCAATGGGTACACGATAAGCAGAAGGCTCTTGATAAGTTATTTAAATATAAACAGCTTATTGATCGCACTGAAGAATTACGAGAAGGGTATACATACAATTATAGTGAAATAGATGTTTCTGCTAAAGTGGTGGATATTCCCACACGTATTTATGATAGGAATAATGAAATTATAGGAGAGTTCTTTGAACAAAAAAGGGAGATAGTTCCTTATTCATATTTTCCAAAATGGCTAATCAAAGCAGTTATTGCCAGTGAAGATAGAGATTTTTACACCCACAAAGGTGTGAGTTTAAAAGGAATTGCCAGAGCTTTTGCTGTTAACATAATTCATTTACGAGTGGTGCAGGGTGGCAGTACAATTACTCAGCAGCTAGCTAAAGTTTTGTTTACCGATATGGAACGTAATATAAAGCGCAAAATATATGAAATATTTTGTGCACTTGAAATAGAAAAACATTATGATAAGCAAGATATTTTGTCAATGTATCTCAATTATATATATTTTGGTAACGGTGCGTATGGCGTTGAAGCTGCTGCAAAGATGTTTTTTGGCAAGTCAATCATTGATTGCAATGAAACTGAATGTGCAATGATTGTTGCTACTATCTCAAATCCGTTAATTTATTCGCCACTTAATAACCTTGATGTATCATTACGAAAAACAAAACGAATCCTCCAATCGATGGTTGATGCAGGTTTTTTGAAACAGGAACAGGCTGACATCCAGTATAATAATTTCCTTAAACAATGGAATGTACAATTTTCAAAAGAAAATGTTGCGACATCATCGTCAATTGGCAGCTTTATATTCAGTTTATACCGCATTAACAGGGCACCATTTTTCAATGAATATATACGAAGAATACTTGTTAATAAATTTTCAGAGGAAGTTGTTAAAAAGGGTGGATTAAGTGTTTACACTACACTGGATGCCAAAAAACAGGATATTGCACTTGTTGCATTACGTAAAGGCATTCAATTACAACGCGAGTATCATGAAAAAAATGCAAAATATATAAAAAATCCTGAGCGTGCACTTGCTGAAATGGAAAAAGCAAAAAATATTGAGGGAGCCTTTGTTTCACTCAATCCATTTACTGGCGAAATTATATCTTATGCAGGGGGATATAATTTTTCATACCAAAATCAGCTTGATCATGTGCAACAGATTAGAAGACAGCCAGGCTCGTCATTCAAACCTATCATTTATGCCGCTGCCATTCAAGATAAGGTCATCACACCTTCTACCGTGTTTGATGATATACCTATGACTTTTAAAGGAGGATATTCCCCAAAAAATTATGATGGGATATATCTTGGAAAAGTAATTGTAAGAGAAGCTTTAAAAAAATCAATAAATGTTGTTGCGGTCCAGGTACTTGAAAAAGAAGGGTACAGCCGGATAATGTCAATCATTCAAAAAGGGTTGAATATATCAAGCAGTGAACTTGAAACACGTTTCTACAAAACATTATCACTGGCTCTTGGTACCTATGAGCTATCGCCTCTTGAAAATGCTGTACTGCATTCAATCATTGTGAATGGTGGTGATTTTATTATTCCCTATGGCATCCGTTATGTGAAAGATTATAACGGGAATATTGTCTGGAATAATGAAGAAGAGGTATTATTGCAAATACAGGAAAAACGTAAAGAATATGGTAAAATAATTGATCCAATAGCGTGCGCTATTGTTGTTTCTATGCTTAAAGGAGTTTTTGAGGATGGAGGTACAGCATCATGGGTAATGAAAAATAAATCTATACCTGTCGATATTTCAGGTAAAACGGGTACAAGCAGCGATTATGTTGATGCGTGGTTTTTGGGATATACACCAGATTCTGTTACTGCAGTATGGGTTGGTAATAAAGCAGGAGCTATCTCTTTGGGGAAAGGAAGAAGTGGAGGTGTTGTGGCAGCACCAATTTGGGCAGATTATATTTTTGCTATCAGCAAAGATTCTGAATATAAATCATTCATAATACCTCAAGGAGGTATTACTAAACAGACTATATGCCTTGATAGCGGTTTAGTACCAAGAAAAGAGGGTTTATGCCCTCGTGTAGCTGTAAATGAATTATTTTATACTGGTACAGAACCTGGTGAATATTGTACAATCCATACAATACAGGAATCTCATTGA